Proteins co-encoded in one Cytobacillus sp. NJ13 genomic window:
- a CDS encoding branched-chain amino acid ABC transporter permease, translating to MMLFMLLFPFVNDSRSTLILLTQIFIFAIFAMSFDILLGYTGIVSFGHCMFFGIGAYSTAIIFNHMEATLPNFLIGLVIGILLSALVSYIIGLLSLRLKSHFYAMLTLAVSQLFLVLAEKWRGLTHGGDGFTFSVPDVFKDRTSFYYITLFSVAVVFILLKLFTESSTGKVLKAISQNEYRAEALGYKSLHYKLIASVTAGVAASFSGALYAVSLRFINTNVFSIEVTLDALLMTMIGGLGTLAGAIAGAGIIEFLRHYLSELAMTYPIFERWTIILGFLYIVVLLGFPSGFAGFIKKFTLKKGRKEKKKREVERAA from the coding sequence TTTTGCTATATTTGCGATGAGTTTCGATATTCTGTTAGGATATACCGGAATCGTATCTTTTGGGCATTGTATGTTCTTTGGAATAGGTGCTTATAGTACGGCCATTATTTTTAATCATATGGAGGCAACTCTGCCAAACTTTTTAATAGGATTGGTTATAGGCATCCTTCTGTCCGCTTTAGTTAGCTATATCATTGGTTTATTATCACTAAGGCTCAAAAGCCACTTTTATGCCATGCTGACACTGGCTGTCTCCCAGCTGTTCCTTGTCCTGGCAGAAAAGTGGAGAGGACTGACGCATGGCGGTGACGGATTTACATTCAGTGTGCCTGACGTATTCAAAGACCGTACTTCCTTCTATTATATTACGCTCTTCAGTGTGGCCGTTGTTTTCATCCTGCTGAAGCTTTTCACAGAATCGTCCACTGGCAAAGTGTTAAAAGCTATTTCACAGAATGAATATCGCGCAGAAGCATTAGGGTATAAATCGCTTCATTATAAACTGATTGCCAGCGTAACGGCAGGTGTGGCAGCTTCCTTCAGCGGGGCTCTATATGCAGTGTCACTGAGGTTCATCAATACCAATGTCTTTTCCATTGAAGTCACGCTCGATGCTCTTTTAATGACGATGATCGGAGGACTGGGAACCCTGGCTGGTGCCATAGCAGGAGCGGGGATCATCGAATTCTTAAGACATTATCTTTCAGAGCTTGCGATGACTTACCCCATTTTCGAAAGATGGACGATTATCCTCGGGTTCTTATATATAGTGGTGCTGCTTGGATTCCCTTCCGGTTTCGCAGGATTTATTAAAAAGTTCACATTGAAAAAGGGGAGGAAGGAGAAGAAGAAAAGAGAAGTGGAGCGGGCAGCTTAG